CTTAATATTCGCGCCGTTGACGTGATGACGGGATATTCATTGCTTTGCGATACTTGGTCACTGTTCTGCGGGCCAGGTTATAGCCTTCCCGAGATAAGGCATCCACCAGGGCATCGTCGCTAAGGGGCTTATTCTTATCTTCCCCATCAATGATTTCCTTGAGCTTCAGACGAATAATACCCCAGGCGACGTCTTCACCGTCGGAGGTCTTGGTTCCGCCGCCAAAGAAGCGTTTGAGCGGATACAGCCCGCGGGGAGTCTGGATCCATTTGTCATCGACTGCGCGGGAGACGGTTGTCACGTGCACTCCGACGACGTCGGCAATCTGCTGCATTTTTAACGGGATGATAAACTCAGGGCCGTTATCCAGGAACTCAGTCTGGAAGTCTACAATCGCCTGAGCGACCCGTTTCAGCGTACTGTGTCGCTGTTCGATGGCTTCGATCAACCATTTGGCAGCATCAATTTTCTTCTTGATATAGTCTTTGGTCTGATCGTCGGTTTTGTTACGCAGTATCTCGGCGTAACGTCTGCTGATACGCAGGGGAGGCGTGTATTCGTTTTCCAGTTCAACCACGTATTTGCCGTCTTTATCCAGTTTGACAAATACATCCGGCGTCACCTTAAGTACCGGTTCTGATTCAAAACCACGACCGGGAAACGGGTCCAGATAACGCAGATATGACATGGCGTTCTTAATCATGTCGATCGAATAACCGGTTTTCCGCTGAATGACGGGCAGGCGATTCTGTCCCAGGTCATCCAGGTGGGAAGTGATCAGAGTGACCAGAACATCGCGATACGGGGCATCTGGCTTCAATTGCAACAGCAGGCATTCCTGCAGGTCTCGGGCACCGACACCGGGCGGATCACATTTTTGAATCAGTTGCAGCGCAGTTTCGGCCTCTTCCTGTGTAATTTTCTGTCCATAAACCTGCACGATTTCGGGCAGGGAACTCTGTAGACGGCCGTTATGGTCCAGGTTCTGAATCAGGTATTCGCCAAATTCTTTGACTTCCGGAGAGCAGCTGAAGTAATGAAACTGTTCGACCAGGTATTCGTTGATCGTCTGCTGTCGTTCGGTAATATTAGCGACCGCATCGTTATTGCGTTCAATATCATCGCTGATACGGTTGGAAGAAGGTTTGGTCGCGGAGGTCACATTGTCTTCAGGCCACTGCTCGGCCATCTCCAGCAGTCGTTCAAAATCGGATTCGTTATTCTGATCTTTGCCGGCGTCGATTTCTCTTTCGTCTATTTCATGGCTGTTGGAATCAGAGTTAGCCTGATCCCGCATGAATTCAGTCTCTGTATCAGGTGTATTTTCTTCTTCGCTGATCCGTTCCAGGCAGACATTCTCTTCCAGTTCCTGATCAATGCGTTCTTCCAGCGCCTGTAAAGGGAGCTGCAGGATCTCCATGGACTGGATCATCCTGGGGGCCAGCTTCATCTGCTGGCCCAGTTTCATTTGTTGCGAAATATTCAGATGCATGTATTATCCGAATCCAAACCTGTTGTTGTCTTACAAAAATTTAACAAATGAATGACGAACGATTTTAAAATCTCTGTCGCCCCTGTAAGGCATCAGATAACATCTCTTTATTAGCAAACTCTAGCACACTCCCGGAGGCAATACCGCGGGCAAGTCGGGTGATTTCCACATTTTCATGTTCCAGGAGATTGGAAATATAAAGCGCGGTTCCATCACCTTCAAGAGTCGGGTTGGTTGCCATAATAATTTCGGACACACCATCCTGTTTAACACGTCGAACCAGGGCATTAATCGTCAGATTTTCCGGCCCGATCCCTTCCAGTGGTGAAATCCGTCCCTGCAATACGTGATAAACGCCTTGAAACGAACTGGTCGCTTCCAGCGAAACCACATCCCGAGGCGACTCGACCACACAGACCAGCTTCTTATCACGCCGAGAATCCGAACAGATCGTACAGACTTCCTGTTCGGTAAGATTGTAACAGACAGAACAGGGCCGAACGGACTGCTTGACGGCATTGATCGCATCGGCCAGCTGGCGGGCTTCCGGTTCGGGAATTGACAGGATGTAGTGTGCAAGCCGCTCAGCCGATTTACGACCGATTCCGGGTAATGTCGCGAACTGATCAATCAGTTGCCCCACACTGGAACCATAAGGATGAGACTGACTTTCTCTTCCACGTAGCGACATAGAATGACTCTTCAAAAAACGGGAAATAGACGGATTTCTATCCGTAATGAAAACCGAATCAAATGGCCCTGGGCGCCAGCTCAGGAATTAGGATTGAATTTCGAAAGCGCTTCATCCAGTCCGGGAATATTCAAACCTCCCGTGATTTGTGACATTTCTTCTGCAGCTCCTTCGCGCGCTTTGTCTAATGCCTGATTGGTGGCTGCTGTGATCAGGTCTTCCAGCATTTCCCGGTCGCCGCTCTCCAGCAGGGTCTGGTCAATTTTCACTCCCAGAATCTTCTGCTGGCCGTTCGCTTCTACGTTAACCATTCCACCACCGGCAGAGCCTTCAAAGCGAAGTTTCCCCAGTTTGTCCTGCATCTCCGTCATTTTGCCCTGCATATCTGAAAACTGCTTCATCATGCCGGCGATATTTCCCAGTCCTTTGAACATGGTCACGAATCCTCTTTTTTCTCTTCTGCCTGGACTTTTAAAACATCGACTCTCACACTCTGCGCGTTAAATACGGAAAGGGCTTCCTGCAGAAAATCATCAGTGGCAGGGGCCAGTTCACGCTGTTCAGCTCGCTGTTGAGCTATCGATGGTCTGTCTTGTTTGTTCTCTGCATTCTCGGTTTCCGTCGCTGGTTCCAGAACAATCAAACGAATTTTGATCCGTTCTCCTGCCACCTTTTCCAGCGATTTTTCGAGTCGGGCCAGCATTTCCGGCCGTTCGCAGTATTGCTTTGAGAAATTATAGCTCTTTGAGAATTGTAAATCCAGCTGTTTCGGCCCAGAAATTGCTATTGACGTCACTCCTTTCACCGAGTCTTTTAACAAATCCTCAGTGTTTTCAATGAGTTGCGACAACAATAAACTTTCCATTCCAGCCCGAAAAGGAACAGTTTCTACTGCAGGAGCTGGACCATCAATCGATTCTGATGCTACAGACGATTGAATTTCATTTTTTTTTTCAATTTTTTTTTGATCAGACGGGGGTTCAGTGCTCACTGCAGGAGGAGCTGGCGCCTCAGAAACGGGTGGAGAAACCACAGGTTTAGAGAGGGAAGGAGGGGCTTGTCGCACCGCTGCGGGCGCTGCAGGAATCTGTCCCCCTGACGACAGAAAACGGCTCAACAGGTCCAGATCTTCCAGGAGTGACATTCGTATTAATGCCAGTTCAACCAGAGCACGACCGTGACTGGCACGAAACATTCGATTACGCGCTTCATTCAGAATCTGAAAAGCGGCCAGACAGGTTTGTATCCCCCAGGCATCAGACTGACGCTGCAGGCTGCTGCGATTCGCTTCTGAGATCGAGAGCAGAGTCACCTGTGTTGCGCCTGTTGCTACCACCGATAAATCCCGCAGATAATTCAGCAGTTGATCCACCAACTCGTTCAACTGCACGCCTGCATTCAATGCAGCATCGAAGTGTGTCAACGCCACGTCCCGCTGCTGTTCAATCAAGGCGTCAATGAGTTCAATCAGCCGTTCATCACTGGCCGTTCCCAGAATTCGGTGCACGCTTTCCGCCGTCAGATGAGACTCGCCAAATGACAGCAGTTGGTCAAAAATAGACTGGCTGTCACGCATCGACCCACCCGCGCGACGTGCGACCAGCTGAATGGCATCATCCGCCACGCTGACCTGTTCGGCTTCTGCAATCTGCTTCAGCCGATCACAGATACTGTTCTCTTCGATGTAGCCAAAATCAAATCGCTGACAACGTGAGAGAATCGTATCGGGTAACTTATTCGGCTCGGTCGTACAGAAGATAAACTTCACATTCGGAGGCGGCTCTTCCAGCGTTTTCAGCAAGGCGTTAAACGCTTCCTTGGTCAACATGTGAACTTCGTCGATGATATAGATCTTATATTTTGATCGCATCGAACGGACATTCACATTCGCTCTGAGCGAACGGATGTCATCAATACCACGATTGGAGGCGCCGTCAATTTCCAGCACATCTACATCGCTGCCCACGGCTATATTCTGACAGACTTCACACTCGCCACAGGGGATCCCGTCATTTGAATTGGGGCAATTCAAAGCTTTAGCCAGGATCCGGGCCATCGAAGTTTTGCCCACGCCGCGTGCGCCGGTAAATAAATAAGCGTGTGCCACGCGGTCACCGCGAATGGCATTCTGCAGCGCCTGGGCAACCATTCCCTGACCTACGACTTCCGAGAAATTCTGAGGCCGGAAGCGACGGGCCAACACTGTATACTGCATCGATTTACTGGACATACCTGTTATCAGACATCGAAATCAGAAAGAGACAAAGAAACGGGGAAACGAAGAGCAACAAACTGCTCAGTCACTTACAATAAGTGACTCTGATCCGTTTATCCAGTGAGAGGTGGTAATCAATTTACGATCGAAACGTGAATGAGGAGCTTTTAGAGCGTATCGCATTGAACCATAGCGCTCGCAATCGATTAGACTCGGTCCAAATGGCCCTCGAGACGCGACAGTAAAACTGGACACAGTCCAATAAAAAGGGGCGAAAAGCTGCCTCCTCGTACACCTGGAATAAACCAATGTGGGCTGCTTCGGTTAAGATCTGACCCGGTCAATGACTACCCCACCATACTCGGAGACAGCTTTTCGCCCCTGATTGATAGCGATTCAACGCCTGAACCATACATTATGGAGCTAAATTCCTGATCGTCAACCCACTGCCATTTGATTTCCTGCACTGAATCGCCGAAAATCATAAAATACTGCGATAATCCACTCATCCACATCAGAAACGAATTATGAATCTGTACCAGACACCTCCCCGAACCATTGCCGATGTGCAGCAGGCGATTAAAGCCGGTGAACTCTCCTGTCGTGAACTCCTGGTAGAATGCTTCCAGAATATTGAAGAAAAAGAACCTGTCATTCACGCCTGGGCTCACCTCGATCGTGAGGCTGCCTTTCAGCGAGCCGACTTACTGGACCAGGAACTGCAGCGGGGACGCTGGCGCGGGCCTTTACATGGGATCCCGGTAGGCATCAAAGATATCATCGATGTCAAAGGCATGCCCACCCGTGGTGGACTGGAGAGCCGTGATCAATCACCTGCGTCCCAGGATGCCACCCTCGTAGAAAATCTGCGTCTGGAAGGGGCGATCTTCCCCGGCAAAACCGAAACCACACAATTAGCCTGTTTCGATCCTCCGCCCACACTGAACCCCTGGAACCAGGAGCATACGCCCGGCGGTTCCTCCAGCGGGTCCGCCGCCGCTGTCGCAGCCGGCATGTGCCTGGCCGCCATCGGAACGCAAACAGGTGGCTCCATCACCAGGCCCGCTTCGTTCTGCGGCGTAGCCGGTCTGAAACCGACTTTCGGCATGGTCGAGCGCCGGGGATCGATCATGCTTTCCGATCATCTGGATCATATCGGCCCTCTCGCACACACCGTCGCTGACCTGGTCATCCTGCTGGATGGCATGACCGATCAGGCCACCTATCTGCCGCTGTTGATTGAACCGGTGACCGCTGCACCTCGCATCGGCTGGTTGACTGACTTCTTTGAAAGCAGGGCAGATACAGCAATGCAAGAGGCACTTAAATCAGTCAGAACCAGACTGGAAACCGCCGGCGCCCCGATCAGAGATTGCCCGCTGCCCAAGGAATTTGAATCGATCCTGGAATTCCATCGGGACATGATGCAGTTTGAAATGGTACAGAATATGGGCGCCGACTACGATCAGAACGGGAAATTCTACGGCCCTGCCATCAGCCAGGTACTCGACGCGGGCAGGAAACTTTCGCAGGAACGCTTTGAAGCCTGTCTGGACTATCAGAATCTGATCTCGCAAGTCATGCGAAGGTGCTTTGCGCGTGCGGAAATACTGATTTCCCCCGCAACCGTGGGACCGGCCCCCGACCCTGCAACAACCGGTAACCCCTGTATGAACTCCCCCTGGAGTCTGACCGGCTTTCCCACTCTTTCCATCCCTGTCTCAGTCACAGAGGATGGCTTACCGCTGGCAATTCAAATCATCGGGCATCCCGACAAATTTGATGATCTGCTGCTGGCTTCACAGTGGTGCGAAAACGTTTTACGGCCTGGTTTCCTGGAACAATGCCCTTAAACATCAGACCTGCTGAATGTCATTCCGGATATAAAAAAAGCCCTGACCGGTTTTCACCAGCCAAGGCTTTCAGTTTCGTTATCTGTCTCGATTATTTGGTAACGAGGATTCCGTTTTTGCCGGGTTCCGGATCAACTTCCGGTTCCGCATGCTTCTCTGGAATCCGATCATTGACGTCGTAGGCCATACCAATAGCTCTCAAGGCTTTGATCGACCACCAGGTAATATCGATTTCCCATTTGCGGTGACCTGCGGGTGCCACGGAGGGGTGTGCATGGTGATTGTTGTGCCAGCCTTCGCCGTAAGCAACGATGGCAACCCACCACAGGTTCTTGGACTGATCTGTGGTTTCATAGTTACGATAGCCCCACAGGTGAGTCGCCGAGTTCACGAACCAGGTGGAGTTGTAGACAAAGGCCATCCGGGCACACAGGCCCCAGAGCAGCATCGACCAGCCCATGTAATTGCCACCCATGGCGTAGCCAATTCCGTACATGGCAAAGCCGGAACCAATCAACCACAGCGGATAGGTTTTTTCGAAGAACTGAATCATCGGACGATTTTTAAAATCGGGGATATAGTGATCGGCGAATTTATCGTTGAGTTCTTTATCACGGTAGACGAACAGCCACAGCAGGTGAGACCACCAGTTTCCTTCAAACGGGGAGTGGGGATCGCCGTGCTTGTCTGATTTCTGATGATGCAAACGGTGTGTCGCAGCCCAGGTCAGGGGAGAGCCTTCACCGGATAGAACTCCACACAGCAGAACAAAGAATTCTGCAGGTGCTCTGAGTTTGAATGATTTGTGGGACAGATAACGGTGGTAACCCAGGCAGATCCCGATACTGGCCGTAGCCCAGTGCAGCACCAGACAGGTCACAATTGCCTGCCAGGAGATAAAGAACAGCGCTGCGACGGCGCCAATGTGAATTCCAGCCATCCAGATCAGGACGACCCAGTCGACATTGCCCCAATGCAAATGTTCTTTATGAAATTTGGCAATGATCTGTTCCCGCTCTTCGCGTTTTTTTGATTTCTTAGGTTGGGATGCCGCAGCTGTTTGTTCTTCAGCAGGTTGATCCAGAATGACACTCGACATGATTGCCCTCATCTTATATTTAACAGGACCTGATATTTTATAGTTGCAGGAAATCAGGCTTTAACGATCTCCTCACTTGTCCGGAATTCTACCCATGAAGTCGGAATCAGGTGTCTGGTAAGCGTCATATAATTGTCAAAGTTGTGTCAAAGTGACAAAAAACATGGTTTTCAAAGCCTTTCTGGCAAAAAACAGTGAAGAAACCACGACACATGTTCACAGAAACTACTCAGCGGCTTCTTCCGGCATAAAGCGATAGCCGGCGCCACGCACCGAGACAATGTGCACGGGTTCAGCAGGATTGCTCTCGACCAGTTTGCGGAGTCTCAGTACAAAATTGTCGATGGTGCGTGTTGTCACAAAGGCGGATTGCTCGCCCCAGACGTCTTCCAGGATCTGGCTGCGGGTCAGAACCATGCCTTCATGCTCAATGAAATATTTGAGCAACCGCAGTTCCAGATTGGTCAGGCTTTTGCGTTCTCCCCCGACTTCGATCTCAAACGATTCAAAGTCGACGATGACATTTCCAAATTTGTAGAGAACGGGGAGCTTCTTCGTTTGAGCCAGGGCCGGTTTCACCAGGCTTTTACGTTTGAGCAGATTCTTGACGCGGCTGAGCAGTTCCG
The sequence above is a segment of the Gimesia algae genome. Coding sequences within it:
- the rpoN gene encoding RNA polymerase factor sigma-54, encoding MHLNISQQMKLGQQMKLAPRMIQSMEILQLPLQALEERIDQELEENVCLERISEEENTPDTETEFMRDQANSDSNSHEIDEREIDAGKDQNNESDFERLLEMAEQWPEDNVTSATKPSSNRISDDIERNNDAVANITERQQTINEYLVEQFHYFSCSPEVKEFGEYLIQNLDHNGRLQSSLPEIVQVYGQKITQEEAETALQLIQKCDPPGVGARDLQECLLLQLKPDAPYRDVLVTLITSHLDDLGQNRLPVIQRKTGYSIDMIKNAMSYLRYLDPFPGRGFESEPVLKVTPDVFVKLDKDGKYVVELENEYTPPLRISRRYAEILRNKTDDQTKDYIKKKIDAAKWLIEAIEQRHSTLKRVAQAIVDFQTEFLDNGPEFIIPLKMQQIADVVGVHVTTVSRAVDDKWIQTPRGLYPLKRFFGGGTKTSDGEDVAWGIIRLKLKEIIDGEDKNKPLSDDALVDALSREGYNLARRTVTKYRKAMNIPSSRQRREY
- the recR gene encoding recombination mediator RecR — protein: MSLRGRESQSHPYGSSVGQLIDQFATLPGIGRKSAERLAHYILSIPEPEARQLADAINAVKQSVRPCSVCYNLTEQEVCTICSDSRRDKKLVCVVESPRDVVSLEATSSFQGVYHVLQGRISPLEGIGPENLTINALVRRVKQDGVSEIIMATNPTLEGDGTALYISNLLEHENVEITRLARGIASGSVLEFANKEMLSDALQGRQRF
- a CDS encoding YbaB/EbfC family nucleoid-associated protein, with protein sequence MFKGLGNIAGMMKQFSDMQGKMTEMQDKLGKLRFEGSAGGGMVNVEANGQQKILGVKIDQTLLESGDREMLEDLITAATNQALDKAREGAAEEMSQITGGLNIPGLDEALSKFNPNS
- the dnaX gene encoding DNA polymerase III subunit gamma/tau, with protein sequence MSSKSMQYTVLARRFRPQNFSEVVGQGMVAQALQNAIRGDRVAHAYLFTGARGVGKTSMARILAKALNCPNSNDGIPCGECEVCQNIAVGSDVDVLEIDGASNRGIDDIRSLRANVNVRSMRSKYKIYIIDEVHMLTKEAFNALLKTLEEPPPNVKFIFCTTEPNKLPDTILSRCQRFDFGYIEENSICDRLKQIAEAEQVSVADDAIQLVARRAGGSMRDSQSIFDQLLSFGESHLTAESVHRILGTASDERLIELIDALIEQQRDVALTHFDAALNAGVQLNELVDQLLNYLRDLSVVATGATQVTLLSISEANRSSLQRQSDAWGIQTCLAAFQILNEARNRMFRASHGRALVELALIRMSLLEDLDLLSRFLSSGGQIPAAPAAVRQAPPSLSKPVVSPPVSEAPAPPAVSTEPPSDQKKIEKKNEIQSSVASESIDGPAPAVETVPFRAGMESLLLSQLIENTEDLLKDSVKGVTSIAISGPKQLDLQFSKSYNFSKQYCERPEMLARLEKSLEKVAGERIKIRLIVLEPATETENAENKQDRPSIAQQRAEQRELAPATDDFLQEALSVFNAQSVRVDVLKVQAEEKKEDS
- a CDS encoding amidase — protein: MNLYQTPPRTIADVQQAIKAGELSCRELLVECFQNIEEKEPVIHAWAHLDREAAFQRADLLDQELQRGRWRGPLHGIPVGIKDIIDVKGMPTRGGLESRDQSPASQDATLVENLRLEGAIFPGKTETTQLACFDPPPTLNPWNQEHTPGGSSSGSAAAVAAGMCLAAIGTQTGGSITRPASFCGVAGLKPTFGMVERRGSIMLSDHLDHIGPLAHTVADLVILLDGMTDQATYLPLLIEPVTAAPRIGWLTDFFESRADTAMQEALKSVRTRLETAGAPIRDCPLPKEFESILEFHRDMMQFEMVQNMGADYDQNGKFYGPAISQVLDAGRKLSQERFEACLDYQNLISQVMRRCFARAEILISPATVGPAPDPATTGNPCMNSPWSLTGFPTLSIPVSVTEDGLPLAIQIIGHPDKFDDLLLASQWCENVLRPGFLEQCP
- a CDS encoding acyl-CoA desaturase — its product is MSSVILDQPAEEQTAAASQPKKSKKREEREQIIAKFHKEHLHWGNVDWVVLIWMAGIHIGAVAALFFISWQAIVTCLVLHWATASIGICLGYHRYLSHKSFKLRAPAEFFVLLCGVLSGEGSPLTWAATHRLHHQKSDKHGDPHSPFEGNWWSHLLWLFVYRDKELNDKFADHYIPDFKNRPMIQFFEKTYPLWLIGSGFAMYGIGYAMGGNYMGWSMLLWGLCARMAFVYNSTWFVNSATHLWGYRNYETTDQSKNLWWVAIVAYGEGWHNNHHAHPSVAPAGHRKWEIDITWWSIKALRAIGMAYDVNDRIPEKHAEPEVDPEPGKNGILVTK
- a CDS encoding response regulator transcription factor yields the protein MKLLVVEDEKALAQGLKFNFEQEGYTVLTAEDGPTALNYFQECYETDDESVDLVILDLMLPGMSGYEIAKEIRRTDEVVPILVLSARELSEDKAYAFDCGTDQYMTKPFALPELLSRVKNLLKRKSLVKPALAQTKKLPVLYKFGNVIVDFESFEIEVGGERKSLTNLELRLLKYFIEHEGMVLTRSQILEDVWGEQSAFVTTRTIDNFVLRLRKLVESNPAEPVHIVSVRGAGYRFMPEEAAE